The following proteins are encoded in a genomic region of Aquella oligotrophica:
- a CDS encoding methylated-DNA--[protein]-cysteine S-methyltransferase, producing MFALTRLNYSFPGFMLQVEHDHDYIYRANFARPDDSLPEVSGVKYELTSEIIRQLDEYSQNPDYQFNLPYRFNGSIHQLKVWQIIRQIPRGYTISYSDAASLIHSAPRAIGGACGKNPLPVFIPCHRIIAANNKLGGFNSGNIFFSLDIKKWLLKHEGVIIS from the coding sequence ATGTTTGCATTAACTCGGTTAAATTACTCTTTTCCCGGATTTATGTTGCAGGTTGAGCATGACCATGATTATATTTATCGTGCAAACTTTGCTAGACCTGATGATTCTTTACCGGAAGTCTCGGGCGTGAAGTATGAGTTAACTAGCGAAATAATTCGACAGCTGGATGAGTATAGCCAAAATCCTGATTATCAGTTCAACCTTCCATACCGTTTTAATGGTAGTATTCATCAGCTAAAAGTCTGGCAGATAATTCGTCAGATCCCACGCGGGTATACTATTAGTTATAGCGATGCAGCAAGTCTTATCCATTCTGCTCCACGAGCTATTGGTGGTGCTTGTGGTAAAAATCCATTACCAGTATTTATTCCATGTCATCGGATAATTGCTGCTAATAACAAGCTTGGTGGTTTTAATTCTGGTAATATATTTTTTAGTCTTGATATCAAAAAATGGTTGTTGAAGCATGAAGGTGTTATTATTTCCTAA
- the dnaJ gene encoding molecular chaperone DnaJ — protein sequence MSKRDYYEVLGVAKGASDDEIKKAYRKLAMKFHPDRVSTLPDKEKKEAEDKFKELQEAYAVLSDGQKRQMYDQFGHAGVGGNSAGGGGFEGFTGGAGFEDIFDVFGDIFGGGGRRGGGRNPNGAMRGSDLEYNIQITLEESAIGVEKEIKFPRTEKCGTCDGKGTKKPEDVVTCKTCNGVGQVRFAQGFFSVQQTCPDCHGRGKTIKSPCTDCRGSGLIKENRKVKVTIPAGVENGSTLRLTGEGEAGLNGGPNGDLYVHVTVKQHKVFTRQGKDLHCEIPITFIVASLGGEVDVPTLDGKTVKLKIPEGTQTNQVLRIREKGIKGLRSVLIGDLYCHIYVETPVKLTDTQKDLLKQFGESSSGANSPHHPKSASFFDKVKGFFAGE from the coding sequence ATGTCCAAACGTGATTATTATGAGGTCTTAGGTGTAGCTAAAGGTGCCTCAGATGATGAAATTAAAAAAGCCTATCGTAAACTAGCAATGAAATTTCACCCAGATCGGGTTTCTACATTGCCAGATAAGGAGAAAAAAGAGGCTGAGGACAAATTTAAAGAGCTACAGGAAGCCTATGCAGTACTATCTGATGGTCAAAAACGCCAAATGTATGATCAGTTTGGTCATGCCGGTGTTGGAGGTAACTCTGCTGGTGGCGGTGGTTTTGAAGGGTTTACTGGCGGTGCCGGATTTGAAGATATTTTTGATGTTTTTGGTGATATTTTTGGCGGTGGTGGCAGACGCGGTGGCGGAAGAAATCCTAATGGTGCGATGCGTGGTAGCGATTTGGAGTATAATATCCAAATTACACTTGAAGAATCAGCTATTGGCGTAGAAAAAGAAATAAAATTCCCGCGCACTGAAAAATGTGGTACCTGTGATGGAAAAGGTACTAAAAAACCTGAAGATGTTGTTACATGTAAAACATGTAATGGTGTTGGTCAGGTTCGTTTTGCCCAAGGGTTTTTCTCAGTACAACAGACTTGCCCGGACTGTCATGGCAGGGGTAAAACAATTAAAAGCCCATGTACCGATTGTCGTGGTAGTGGTTTAATCAAAGAAAATCGTAAAGTTAAGGTTACGATTCCAGCTGGGGTTGAAAACGGTAGTACTCTCCGTCTAACAGGTGAGGGTGAAGCTGGCTTAAACGGTGGTCCAAATGGTGATTTATATGTCCATGTAACTGTAAAACAGCATAAAGTCTTTACAAGACAAGGCAAGGATCTGCACTGTGAAATACCGATTACTTTTATTGTAGCTTCGCTTGGTGGTGAGGTTGATGTACCAACTTTAGATGGTAAAACAGTAAAACTTAAAATTCCAGAGGGAACGCAGACCAATCAAGTATTACGTATCCGTGAAAAAGGAATCAAGGGACTACGTAGTGTATTAATTGGTGATTTATACTGTCATATTTATGTTGAAACTCCAGTTAAACTAACTGATACACAAAAAGATCTATTAAAGCAATTTGGAGAAAGCAGTAGCGGTGCAAATTCGCCACATCATCCAAAATCAGCATCTTTTTTTGATAAGGTAAAAGGGTTCTTTGCTGGTGAATGA
- a CDS encoding MFS transporter: MKQQNNTLNFIVLYCLFFGWGFVTCLNDLLTPIFKGLFSISHFQANLVAFAFFTAYFIGSLIYVMAAKFGIKFFENLGYKGLILFGLILSAIGCLIFVPAAIYKSYGIFLTGLFAIGFGFTFLQISANPLVLITGNPDTAASRLNLAGGFNSLATAIAPIIGVLVFYELLQVKTNSENLKYPYIILAGFFGLLALMIYKFLHTKEEYASHDTGGKLFALNHLNLIFGMGAIFFYVGSEVTIGTNLVAFLKSPETVSLQEDVAGKLLAFYWGEL; the protein is encoded by the coding sequence ATGAAGCAGCAAAATAATACACTTAATTTTATTGTTTTATACTGTTTGTTTTTTGGGTGGGGGTTTGTAACCTGTCTGAATGACCTTTTAACGCCAATCTTTAAAGGTTTATTTTCCATTTCTCATTTTCAGGCAAATCTGGTAGCATTTGCCTTTTTTACTGCTTACTTTATCGGTTCGTTAATTTATGTTATGGCAGCCAAATTTGGCATTAAATTTTTTGAAAATTTGGGCTACAAAGGACTGATTCTTTTTGGACTGATTTTATCCGCAATTGGTTGCCTAATTTTTGTTCCAGCTGCAATTTATAAAAGCTATGGAATATTCTTAACTGGGCTTTTTGCGATTGGTTTTGGCTTTACTTTTCTACAAATCTCGGCTAATCCATTGGTACTTATCACTGGAAACCCAGATACTGCCGCTAGTCGTTTAAATCTTGCAGGCGGGTTTAATTCTCTGGCAACGGCAATTGCACCAATTATTGGCGTATTGGTGTTTTACGAACTACTTCAGGTAAAAACTAATTCTGAAAATCTTAAATATCCATATATTATCTTAGCAGGCTTTTTTGGTCTATTGGCTCTCATGATTTACAAATTTTTACACACTAAAGAAGAATATGCTTCTCATGATACTGGTGGTAAGTTATTTGCCTTAAATCATCTAAATCTGATCTTTGGAATGGGCGCGATATTTTTCTATGTAGGTTCAGAAGTTACAATAGGTACTAATTTGGTAGCGTTTTTAAAATCTCCGGAAACAGTTTCGTTACAGGAAGATGTAGCTGGTAAATTACTTGCTTTCTATTGGGGGGAGCTATGA
- a CDS encoding YbjQ family protein, giving the protein MIVTTTNDVPGKEITQVLGIVHGIVVRTPTIAQGFLGNIKNIFGGHNQAFTDMCEQTREHAYQNMIAQAQAMGANAIVAMRYDSDSVGGDQTRANEVFCYGTAVIVR; this is encoded by the coding sequence ATGATAGTTACAACCACAAATGACGTGCCAGGAAAGGAAATTACTCAGGTTCTTGGGATTGTACATGGTATCGTAGTTAGAACACCAACCATAGCACAGGGGTTTTTGGGTAATATCAAAAATATTTTTGGTGGTCATAATCAAGCATTTACAGATATGTGTGAGCAGACTCGTGAACATGCCTACCAAAATATGATTGCCCAGGCTCAGGCAATGGGTGCTAATGCAATTGTGGCAATGCGTTATGATTCTGATAGCGTTGGCGGTGATCAAACTCGGGCAAATGAGGTTTTCTGTTATGGGACAGCGGTAATTGTCAGATAA
- the gspN gene encoding type II secretion system protein N has protein sequence MKKWQKILLICVFAFAFLGSIVINMPAWMVGTLVYKYSKHKLDTINEQGTFWNGKAMLIAIDREGKTAVPLIVIGWKIRLGLTKLIDINFSSSNQTIANAALTKTGLLVDNVNLSLSLDQITPLVENLNSLSLSGNVHLTANKLTISNKMQGNIDIKLDNVASGMAPVNPIGSYHVVLDLSNLGINIDSNPDSVITISGSGSANGLMLSSRVKEDKKEQLLQFMTMLGIPQADGSYQFKVF, from the coding sequence ATGAAAAAATGGCAAAAAATATTGCTGATTTGTGTTTTTGCTTTTGCTTTTCTTGGTAGTATTGTCATAAATATGCCAGCATGGATGGTTGGCACCTTAGTTTATAAGTATTCCAAACATAAATTGGATACAATTAATGAACAAGGAACCTTTTGGAATGGTAAAGCAATGTTGATTGCAATTGATAGGGAAGGGAAAACAGCAGTTCCATTAATTGTAATTGGCTGGAAAATTAGACTCGGACTAACTAAGCTGATAGATATCAATTTTTCCTCTTCTAATCAGACAATAGCAAATGCAGCATTGACAAAAACAGGTTTGTTGGTTGATAACGTTAATCTTTCATTATCACTAGATCAGATAACTCCACTTGTTGAAAATTTAAATAGTTTGAGTCTTTCCGGTAATGTTCATTTGACCGCAAATAAATTGACAATATCTAACAAAATGCAGGGTAATATCGATATTAAACTTGATAATGTTGCTTCAGGAATGGCACCAGTTAATCCGATCGGTAGCTATCATGTTGTACTTGATCTTTCAAATCTTGGTATTAATATTGATAGTAATCCTGATTCAGTTATCACTATAAGTGGCTCTGGTAGTGCTAATGGCTTAATGTTGAGTTCCAGAGTTAAAGAAGATAAAAAAGAACAATTATTACAATTTATGACCATGCTTGGAATACCTCAGGCAGATGGTTCATATCAATTTAAAGTATTTTAG
- the rlmB gene encoding 23S rRNA (guanosine(2251)-2'-O)-methyltransferase RlmB: protein MNFIFGLHSVEALLKNNPEQIEIVYIDNHRQDKRVIQLVELLDQASIKYEYISKNILDKKAPGVNHQGIVAMVANKSSFLPQLSFKDFLKEKSVNESSIVIVLDGITDPHNLGAIIRTCDCFGVDAVIVPKDNSASVNATVAKTSAGAVNYVPVIVVNNLARTLEELKEHDYWIAGTTLAENSVELFDFTPDKKIVWVMGSEDKGIRRLVAENCDYLVSIPMEGNTQSLNVSVAAGVVLSYTKYIKNKN, encoded by the coding sequence ATGAATTTTATTTTTGGACTTCATAGCGTCGAAGCATTGTTAAAAAATAATCCCGAGCAAATTGAGATTGTTTATATTGATAACCATAGACAGGATAAACGAGTAATTCAGCTTGTTGAGTTATTAGATCAGGCTAGCATCAAATACGAATATATTAGCAAAAATATTCTTGATAAAAAAGCACCTGGTGTGAACCATCAGGGCATAGTTGCTATGGTAGCAAATAAGTCTTCATTTTTGCCACAGCTTAGCTTTAAAGATTTTCTCAAAGAGAAATCAGTCAATGAGTCTTCTATAGTTATTGTTCTAGATGGTATTACTGATCCGCATAATCTTGGAGCAATAATTCGCACTTGCGACTGTTTTGGCGTTGATGCGGTAATTGTTCCCAAAGATAATTCGGCTAGTGTTAATGCTACTGTAGCTAAAACTTCAGCAGGTGCGGTCAATTATGTACCAGTAATTGTAGTAAATAATTTGGCGAGGACATTGGAAGAATTAAAAGAACATGATTACTGGATTGCTGGGACTACCTTAGCTGAAAACTCGGTTGAGTTATTTGATTTTACTCCAGATAAAAAAATTGTTTGGGTCATGGGGAGTGAAGATAAAGGTATTCGGCGATTGGTTGCTGAAAACTGCGATTATTTGGTTAGTATTCCGATGGAAGGGAATACTCAATCACTGAATGTTTCAGTTGCGGCAGGTGTCGTTTTGTCATACACAAAATACATAAAGAATAAAAATTAA
- the tyrS gene encoding tyrosine--tRNA ligase, which yields MDINQQLTIIKKGVEELLLENELIEKLKQNRPLRVKAGFDPTAPDLHLGHTVLLTKMRQLQDLGHHIMFLIGDFTGMIGDPTGKNATRPPLTPEQIKINAETYTKQVFKILDPQKTEICFNSTWLAELGAAGMLKLAASQTVARMLERDDFSKRFKNNQSISIHEFMYPLLQGYDSVAMKADIELGGTDQKFNLLMGRELQKQNNQPSQVVLMMPLLEGLDGINKMSKSLGNYIGIAESATEIFGKIMSVSDDLMWRYFDLVSLKSPEEISELKLAVNNGENPRNVKVKLAMELVARFHDEEAANAALADFETKFKRNEIPEDLPTQELALEADSITIGVLLKQAGLVASSSEGMRMIEQGGVKIDGEKISDKNYQLAKGSNFVVQVGKRKFARINLI from the coding sequence ATGGATATTAATCAACAGTTAACGATAATAAAAAAAGGTGTCGAAGAGTTATTGCTTGAAAATGAACTTATTGAAAAATTAAAGCAAAACCGTCCATTAAGAGTAAAAGCTGGTTTTGATCCTACTGCTCCTGATTTACATCTTGGACATACTGTATTACTTACCAAAATGCGTCAGTTACAAGATTTAGGGCATCATATTATGTTCCTTATTGGCGACTTTACTGGAATGATCGGTGATCCTACTGGTAAAAATGCTACCCGCCCGCCATTAACTCCAGAGCAGATTAAAATAAATGCTGAGACTTATACCAAACAAGTATTTAAGATTCTTGATCCACAGAAAACCGAAATCTGCTTTAATTCTACTTGGCTAGCAGAGCTTGGAGCTGCTGGAATGCTAAAGCTTGCAGCCAGTCAGACGGTTGCTAGAATGCTTGAACGCGATGATTTCTCAAAACGCTTTAAAAATAATCAGTCTATTTCTATCCATGAATTTATGTATCCATTACTACAGGGCTACGATTCAGTTGCGATGAAAGCTGATATTGAATTAGGTGGTACTGATCAGAAGTTTAATCTATTAATGGGGCGTGAGTTACAAAAGCAGAATAATCAGCCATCCCAAGTGGTTTTAATGATGCCGCTACTTGAAGGGCTTGATGGTATTAATAAAATGTCTAAATCCCTAGGTAATTATATTGGTATTGCAGAATCGGCTACTGAAATCTTTGGTAAAATCATGAGCGTTTCCGATGATTTAATGTGGCGCTATTTTGATTTGGTATCATTAAAATCTCCAGAGGAAATTAGTGAGCTTAAACTTGCAGTGAATAATGGCGAAAATCCACGGAACGTAAAAGTTAAACTAGCAATGGAGTTAGTCGCTAGATTCCATGATGAAGAGGCGGCAAATGCTGCTTTAGCTGATTTTGAGACTAAATTTAAGCGTAATGAGATCCCTGAAGATCTACCTACGCAGGAACTAGCTCTTGAAGCCGATAGTATTACTATTGGTGTGTTATTAAAGCAGGCTGGATTAGTTGCTTCAAGTAGCGAAGGCATGAGAATGATAGAGCAGGGCGGAGTTAAAATTGATGGCGAAAAAATTAGTGATAAAAATTATCAGTTAGCTAAAGGTAGTAACTTTGTCGTTCAGGTTGGCAAGAGGAAATTTGCCAGAATTAATTTAATTTGA
- a CDS encoding TetR/AcrR family transcriptional regulator has protein sequence MDSTYNKLIDTGIKLFGEYGYDTVSVRDIVNDSGVNLSAISYHFGGKAELYKAVVVFLVDEVEQLLNELNADAFVLLDSTQMEIRLREIIWAFHQMFLSRNGQSRLKIFVRETTSPDQNFSHQYFTNMVNNVRDFFYKILGIYYSSRNEPTEKIDFVICVLMNMLKNIPQQQNLPLRCPIDFDDLFERMINLILYSRI, from the coding sequence ATGGATAGCACATACAATAAACTGATTGATACAGGAATAAAACTCTTTGGCGAATATGGTTATGACACTGTATCGGTTCGTGATATCGTAAATGACTCTGGCGTTAACCTTTCAGCCATATCCTATCATTTTGGTGGCAAAGCAGAGCTTTATAAAGCTGTAGTTGTATTTCTGGTAGATGAGGTTGAACAATTATTAAATGAACTTAATGCTGACGCTTTTGTCTTATTAGATTCAACTCAAATGGAAATAAGACTACGTGAAATCATCTGGGCGTTTCACCAAATGTTTCTTTCAAGAAATGGACAAAGTCGCCTAAAAATCTTTGTCCGTGAAACAACATCTCCCGATCAGAATTTTTCACATCAGTATTTTACTAATATGGTAAATAATGTCAGGGACTTTTTCTATAAAATTCTTGGCATTTACTATTCGTCACGCAATGAACCTACGGAAAAAATTGATTTTGTGATTTGCGTATTGATGAATATGTTAAAAAATATTCCCCAGCAACAGAATTTGCCGTTACGCTGCCCGATAGACTTTGATGATCTCTTTGAGCGAATGATAAATCTTATTCTCTATAGCCGTATCTAA
- a CDS encoding peptidase — MTYCLAMKLESGLVFASDSRTNAGIDNISLFCKTHIFSLPGVMEIVVLNSGNLATTQEIISTLKQDIENKQEGNLYTLESMFDVAKTIGNLTRKIIERHTRRDSGTDFSCSLLVGGQIKGEVQKLFMIYPAGNFIEATPETPFFQIGELKYGKPMLDRTIHHNTSVEDAIKCAIVSFDATMRSNLSVGLPIKISYLPDTKTGENIPSVLSYTIEEDDETLNRIRKQWKEGLRNVFKSIEAPKWW; from the coding sequence ATGACTTATTGTTTAGCAATGAAACTTGAATCTGGTCTGGTATTTGCTTCGGATAGCCGAACTAATGCCGGAATTGATAATATTTCTTTATTTTGCAAAACCCATATATTTTCACTGCCAGGAGTAATGGAAATTGTGGTATTGAATTCAGGTAATCTGGCAACAACACAAGAAATAATCTCCACTTTAAAACAAGATATTGAAAATAAGCAGGAAGGAAACTTATATACACTGGAATCAATGTTTGACGTAGCCAAAACAATTGGAAATTTAACCCGAAAAATTATTGAACGTCATACAAGGAGAGATAGTGGTACTGACTTTAGTTGCTCTTTACTCGTAGGTGGACAAATAAAAGGTGAAGTACAAAAATTATTTATGATCTATCCTGCTGGTAACTTTATCGAAGCAACACCTGAAACACCATTTTTTCAGATTGGAGAATTAAAGTACGGCAAGCCAATGCTTGATCGAACCATACACCATAACACATCGGTTGAAGATGCCATCAAGTGTGCTATTGTTTCCTTTGATGCAACAATGCGTTCCAATCTATCTGTTGGACTCCCGATAAAGATCAGCTACTTGCCAGATACAAAAACAGGAGAAAACATACCCTCAGTTCTCAGTTACACTATAGAAGAAGATGATGAAACACTTAATCGTATCCGGAAACAATGGAAAGAAGGATTAAGAAATGTCTTTAAAAGTATTGAGGCACCAAAATGGTGGTAA
- a CDS encoding transglutaminase family protein: protein MILTIKHTTNYSYSEPLRESIQLLRLTPFNHHRQSIIEWHLETPGALIPFVDWFNNKSHLLNINRQINLIEIIASGKVEVDKDKPNPEKGTLPLEYYLNHTELSNLHSGMIELSNQIKLRYQYCNTTDLGTKVSMLDYLSAQILEIVPYTRGVTHSANTASEAFILGGGVCQDHTHIFIACCRLMKFPARYVSGYLYTTDESHTASHAWAEVWLNNAWYSFDISNQCRAGEHHIEMAYGLDYLDAGPIRGCRIGGGSEQITVSSLVSNNQ, encoded by the coding sequence ATGATTTTGACGATTAAGCACACGACCAATTATAGCTATAGTGAACCTTTACGCGAAAGTATTCAATTATTGAGGCTGACTCCCTTCAATCACCACCGCCAAAGTATCATTGAATGGCATCTGGAAACCCCAGGTGCCCTTATTCCATTTGTTGACTGGTTTAATAATAAAAGCCACCTTTTAAACATTAACCGCCAAATCAATCTAATTGAAATAATCGCTTCAGGAAAAGTTGAGGTTGATAAAGACAAGCCCAATCCGGAAAAAGGAACTTTACCACTTGAATACTACCTTAATCATACAGAACTATCAAATTTACACTCAGGAATGATAGAGCTTAGCAATCAGATTAAATTAAGGTACCAATATTGTAATACTACCGATCTAGGTACAAAAGTATCAATGCTTGACTACTTATCAGCACAAATACTGGAGATTGTTCCATATACTAGAGGTGTTACACACTCTGCAAATACAGCCAGTGAAGCATTCATCCTTGGTGGAGGCGTTTGTCAGGATCACACACATATTTTTATTGCTTGCTGTAGGCTAATGAAATTCCCAGCCCGCTATGTAAGCGGATACCTATATACAACTGATGAAAGCCACACAGCAAGCCATGCATGGGCTGAGGTCTGGCTCAATAATGCTTGGTATAGCTTTGATATAAGTAACCAATGCCGAGCTGGTGAACATCATATTGAAATGGCTTATGGGCTTGATTATCTTGATGCTGGTCCAATTCGGGGTTGCAGAATTGGCGGCGGGAGCGAGCAAATTACTGTATCGTCATTAGTAAGTAATAATCAATAG
- a CDS encoding alpha-E domain-containing protein, with the protein MLSRTASNLFWLTRYLERAESTIRLLDACFQPGLPFEGDINQLYSLPLQIQTADADFRAQHPNDQNDLNIGKVSNFLLNGNTNSSVRFCLEAARENARSERSRLSTELWEAINQTWLEFQKTQHLPLKAVKEWLQQSLFLIQGTIDVTMPETLSYRFLKLGTYLERSDQTLRVLEAQTKLQDIGNYSEYYTWNMLLKAVSSFEAYQETFMEVPSQQRVFKFLLFNRSIPRSLRYCNERIHTIADIIGGDKRRNVMRVSSQLLTKLRYDQLEDIETATPAEYIKQLQNDVLKLAIAIQEGYFVTV; encoded by the coding sequence ATGTTAAGCCGTACCGCATCAAATTTATTCTGGTTAACACGTTACCTTGAACGAGCTGAATCTACCATCCGTTTATTAGACGCATGCTTTCAGCCGGGACTACCATTTGAAGGTGATATTAATCAGCTTTATTCTTTACCGTTACAAATACAGACCGCAGATGCTGATTTTAGAGCACAACACCCTAATGATCAGAATGACCTAAATATAGGTAAAGTTAGTAATTTTCTACTTAATGGGAATACTAACTCATCAGTTAGATTCTGTCTTGAAGCTGCACGCGAAAATGCCAGATCAGAACGTAGCCGTCTAAGTACTGAATTATGGGAAGCAATTAATCAAACTTGGCTTGAATTCCAGAAAACCCAGCATCTTCCATTAAAAGCAGTCAAAGAATGGTTACAACAATCACTATTCCTAATACAGGGAACTATCGATGTTACCATGCCAGAAACACTAAGTTACCGCTTCCTGAAACTGGGTACCTATCTTGAACGTTCGGATCAAACCTTACGAGTACTGGAAGCGCAAACAAAATTACAAGATATTGGTAACTACTCTGAATATTATACCTGGAATATGTTATTAAAAGCGGTAAGCTCATTTGAGGCATATCAGGAAACATTCATGGAAGTACCTTCTCAACAAAGAGTATTTAAATTTTTGTTATTTAATCGCAGCATTCCAAGAAGTTTACGTTACTGCAACGAAAGAATTCACACCATAGCTGATATAATTGGGGGTGATAAACGCAGGAATGTTATGCGTGTCAGTTCCCAGCTGCTTACAAAACTTCGTTATGACCAGCTGGAAGACATTGAAACGGCAACACCTGCAGAATATATCAAACAACTACAGAATGACGTATTAAAACTGGCTATTGCCATCCAGGAAGGATATTTTGTCACGGTATGA
- a CDS encoding circularly permuted type 2 ATP-grasp protein, giving the protein MFDEIFNSSGDARAHYVPYLDWLNSHPSGYLNGKMAEADLLFRRIGITFAVYGEEQGTERLIPSDPVPRIIDTKEWAFLEKGLEQRVQALNMFLDDVYHEGRILKENVIPAEKIYNNAQFQACMVNHDLPHKVYSHICGVDLIRHSDGNYYVLEDNLRVPSGVSYMLQNRRMSQRLFPELFKNYNVAPVDHYPLLLQTTLKECAFSENPTIAVLTPGPYNSAYYEHAFLAKEMGCELVEGRDLFVRDNRVWMRTIYGPKQVDILYRRVDDAFLDPLALNPNSQLGVPGLIEVYRSGGVAIANALGTGVADDKSIYPYVPQMIKFYLDQEPILQNVPTRILSNPEDLAYTLDNLDKLVVKEVHGAGGYGMLVGPASTKAEREEFAKILKTKPDGYISQPTLSLSTCGIWLDEDLKPRHIDLRPFVLSGSKTRITPGGLTRVALTEGSLVVNSSQGGGTKDTWILNDINQAKEVF; this is encoded by the coding sequence ATGTTTGATGAGATTTTTAATAGTAGTGGTGATGCACGAGCTCACTATGTTCCCTACCTAGACTGGCTTAATAGCCACCCATCAGGCTACCTGAATGGAAAAATGGCTGAAGCTGATTTGTTATTCCGTAGAATTGGGATAACTTTTGCTGTATATGGTGAAGAACAAGGTACGGAACGATTAATTCCATCAGATCCGGTTCCAAGAATTATTGATACTAAAGAATGGGCTTTTCTAGAAAAAGGACTTGAACAACGGGTGCAAGCGCTTAATATGTTTCTTGACGATGTCTATCATGAAGGTAGAATTCTTAAAGAAAATGTAATTCCAGCCGAAAAAATCTATAATAACGCCCAGTTTCAGGCATGCATGGTAAACCATGATTTACCGCATAAAGTTTATTCTCATATTTGTGGAGTAGATTTAATACGTCATAGTGATGGTAACTATTACGTTCTAGAAGATAATCTAAGAGTTCCAAGCGGCGTTTCTTACATGCTACAAAATCGCAGAATGAGTCAGCGCCTATTTCCCGAACTCTTTAAAAACTATAATGTAGCACCTGTGGATCATTATCCACTATTGTTACAAACTACATTAAAAGAATGTGCATTTAGTGAAAATCCGACTATCGCAGTGCTAACACCTGGACCATATAATAGCGCTTATTATGAACATGCATTTTTAGCCAAAGAGATGGGCTGTGAATTGGTTGAAGGACGAGATTTATTTGTAAGAGACAATCGAGTCTGGATGCGAACAATTTATGGTCCCAAGCAAGTTGATATCTTATACCGTCGTGTTGATGATGCTTTCCTTGATCCATTGGCACTCAATCCAAACTCACAATTGGGCGTTCCTGGATTAATTGAAGTATATCGTTCAGGAGGGGTTGCGATTGCAAATGCTCTAGGTACTGGAGTCGCAGATGATAAATCAATTTACCCATATGTACCGCAAATGATTAAATTTTATCTTGATCAGGAGCCGATTTTACAAAATGTACCAACCAGAATTTTGAGTAATCCTGAAGACCTAGCTTATACCCTTGATAATTTGGATAAACTGGTAGTTAAAGAAGTTCATGGTGCCGGGGGCTATGGAATGCTAGTTGGACCTGCAAGCACTAAAGCTGAGCGAGAAGAGTTTGCAAAAATTCTCAAGACAAAACCTGATGGCTATATTTCCCAGCCAACATTAAGTCTTTCTACATGTGGGATCTGGCTTGATGAAGACCTAAAACCACGCCACATAGATTTGCGACCATTTGTACTATCCGGTTCAAAAACCAGAATCACGCCAGGAGGCTTAACCCGAGTCGCGCTAACTGAAGGCTCTTTGGTTGTAAATAGCTCTCAGGGTGGAGGAACTAAAGATACATGGATACTAAATGATATTAATCAAGCTAAGGAGGTTTTCTGA
- a CDS encoding chorismate mutase produces MLSKCYKKTTKFIAITLLAFSANSYAAQCNTKSLDSMFSLMAQRNSLMMGVAAYKYVKKSGVYDAKQELSVLQNSLNIADRYQLNADKLMVFIQIQMDISKQIQTQLIEHWKTVPADAPDPAITPDLTTLRSQIAAIDAKLYPQISSNITNLKQCSQDTILKRYTKAMQDIKGIPADPDYNLIVIAALKNISK; encoded by the coding sequence ATGTTATCAAAATGTTACAAAAAAACCACTAAGTTTATAGCTATTACTCTACTAGCCTTTAGCGCAAATTCCTATGCAGCACAATGTAACACCAAATCCCTTGATTCCATGTTTAGCCTTATGGCACAGCGTAACTCATTAATGATGGGTGTTGCAGCATACAAATATGTTAAAAAATCTGGGGTGTATGACGCAAAACAAGAGCTCAGTGTACTACAAAATAGCCTAAATATAGCAGATAGGTATCAGTTAAATGCAGATAAATTAATGGTTTTCATCCAAATTCAGATGGATATTTCAAAACAAATCCAAACTCAATTAATTGAGCATTGGAAAACTGTGCCAGCCGATGCCCCTGACCCGGCAATTACCCCAGACTTAACTACACTTCGCAGTCAGATAGCCGCAATTGATGCTAAGCTGTACCCACAAATTTCAAGCAATATTACCAATCTGAAACAGTGTAGTCAAGATACCATCTTGAAGCGATACACCAAAGCAATGCAAGATATAAAAGGTATTCCAGCTGACCCGGACTATAATTTGATTGTAATTGCAGCACTTAAAAACATCAGTAAATAA